A genomic window from Glycine max cultivar Williams 82 chromosome 17, Glycine_max_v4.0, whole genome shotgun sequence includes:
- the LOC100811925 gene encoding protein NOI4, translating into MSSQENGRPLPKFGEWDVNNPASAEGFTVIFNKARDEKKTNTATATPTPRRSDPVFKNENYNNPQYSGKRKWFCCG; encoded by the exons ATGTCTTCG CAGGAGAATGGTCGTCCATTGCCTAAATTCGGTGAGTGGGATGTGAATAATCCTGCCTCAGCGGAAGGTTTTACTGTCATATTCAACAAGGCTAGAGATGAGAAGAAGACTAACACAGCAACGGCAACCCCAACCCCACGTAGATCTGATCCTGTGTTCAAGAATGAGAATTATAACAATCCTCAATATTCTGGAAAG AGAAAGTGGTTTTGCTGCGGCTGA